AAAATGGTGTTGAAGACCGTAGATACTTCCAAAAAGGCGGTAATCATCGAACGCATCACGTACATGTATTTCCAACTGACCACCCACAAGTTTTACGTCATATTATCTTTCGAGATTATCTTATTAATCACTCGGATGAGGCGATGGAATACGCAATTTTAAAGGAACGACTAGCAACACAATATGCAAACGATATTGCTAGTTATATTGCTGGGAAGGATGCCTTTATTAAAGAAATTGATCGTAAAGCTGCAAAATGGTATACCAATAATTGATAAGGGATTGCCTAATATAGATGTTCACAGTAAAGCAGACAAAGAAGGTTTATACGTATTTCTTTGCCTGCTTTTCGTATGTTAATTTGTGTGAAAAAATTGTACCAACTTATCGGTGCAGCTCATATTTGTTAACTTTAGTAACCTCTTGTATTTTTGAATACTGTGAATTTGTTAAACCTATTGTTTTTGCACCTTCAACATTTTCAATAAGTTGTTCGATTCTACTCGCGCCTGGTATAGCAGTTGCTACTTCAGAGCTATGTAAACAATATTGAAGCGCAATTTCAGTTAAGCTGCGGTTGTTACAAATAGCTGTTACTTCACTTCGAACATGGCTTAGTTCTTCGTACGTATAATGAAGGTATCCTTTCTCTAAAACTTTTTTTCTCGCGTTCATTAGAGGTTTTCCAGTTAAGATTCCTTTTGCAAGTGGACCACGTGCAATGACATGAATATTGTTTTTCTGCAACATTGGGAATAATTCTTCAGGACGGCGGTCTAGTATGCTGTATTGCATCATTACACTAACGATTGATGACTTATTGACGAATTCTCGAATGACATTTGGTCGGATAGAGGATATTCCATATTGACGAATGACTCCTTCCCGCTTCAACTGTTCGAAGGCGTCGATTGTATCATCAATATGATCTTCTATCGTCCCACCGTGAAGCTGATATAAATCAATATAATCTGTTTGCAGTCTACGTAAGCTGTCTTTCACAGTCTCTACAATATATTGTTTAGAAGCATCCCAGTACCAGCCGTCTTTGTTATCAGTCCAACGGTTTCCGACTTTCGTTGCGAGAATAATATCATGCCGCCTATTTTTTAATGCTTTACCGACTATTTCTTCATTTACTCCAAAATCATATAAATCAGCTGTGTCAAAAAAATTGATACCAAGATCGAGTGCATGATCAACAATTGATATTGCGTGCTTTTCATCTGTACCTAATGACATACAACCTAGGCCAATTTCACTAACGAATAAATCTGAAGAACCTATTTGTCTTTTGTTCAATTGCATTTCCCCCTTGAACTATATGCTTAATCGACTGAATGTTATGTGACGTACTACTTCTTATTGGAATTTCCATACCACGTCCAAGATTTAGCCCTTTTAAACAGTCTAACAATATTGTAACTTGACAGAATGGGTAAGCTCAAATATGTTGAAACTATATATATTTAATGAGCTTGTTCAATATTTTTCTGAACTTTTGAACAACATCTTGAAGGGGGAATAGAAATGAATCGAGAAGCACTACTCATTATTGATATGAGTAATGATTTTGTATCAGATAAAGGAAATTTAACAGTTGGGAAGCCAGCACAACAAATCGTTGCAAATATTATTAAGGCGGCTGATGATTTTATTGCGAATGATCAAGTAGTTGCAATTTGTATGGATGCACATGAAGAAAATGATCCACATTTTGAATTGTGGCCAGCGCATAACGTGAAGGGTACGTGGGGGCAGGAACTATTTGGTGATTTAGCGGCATGGTTTGAGGAAAATAAAAATCATCCAAATGTTGTATACATCCCGAAGCCTGAATATGATGCATTTTATGACACAGCACTGCATGAAGAATTGCAAAATAGAAATGTAAAAAAAGTACACGTAACAGGTGTCTGTACAGATATTTGTAATTTTTTAACTGCTTACGGTGCATATGCACGAGGATATCAAACGGTTGCGCATCGTGATAAAATGGCAACTTTTACAGAGAATGAAGATACGTTTGTAACACATATGGAAACAGTGTTTAAGACTGAAATAAGGTAAAAGGAGAAATCATGAATCATTTAAAGGAAAAAACAATTAAAAAAAATAAGCTTTTTACTGGGAAAATTATTGATTTATACGTAGAGGATGTAGAATTACCGAACGGTAAAACGAGTAAGCGAGAAATAGTAAAACATCCAGGAGCTGTTGCGGTAATTGCTGTAACGAGTGAGAACAAGATTGTCATGGTACAGCAATATCGGAAACCATTAGAACGTGTCCTTGTTGAAATACCAGCAGGCAAATTGGAACAAGGGGAAGAACCGATTGAAACAGCAAAGAGAGAATTAGAAGAAGAAACAGGTTATACTGCTCACAAGTTAACGCATTTAACATCATTCTACACTTCACCAGGTT
This portion of the Cytobacillus sp. IB215665 genome encodes:
- a CDS encoding GrpB family protein — its product is MRKVEVHRYNSDWSQQFDLEKQALMHIYQDLAASYHHIGSTSIPNMSAKPIIDIMIEVDDLGLVDNLNDQMKNIGYEAKGENGVEDRRYFQKGGNHRTHHVHVFPTDHPQVLRHIIFRDYLINHSDEAMEYAILKERLATQYANDIASYIAGKDAFIKEIDRKAAKWYTNN
- a CDS encoding aldo/keto reductase, whose amino-acid sequence is MNKRQIGSSDLFVSEIGLGCMSLGTDEKHAISIVDHALDLGINFFDTADLYDFGVNEEIVGKALKNRRHDIILATKVGNRWTDNKDGWYWDASKQYIVETVKDSLRRLQTDYIDLYQLHGGTIEDHIDDTIDAFEQLKREGVIRQYGISSIRPNVIREFVNKSSIVSVMMQYSILDRRPEELFPMLQKNNIHVIARGPLAKGILTGKPLMNARKKVLEKGYLHYTYEELSHVRSEVTAICNNRSLTEIALQYCLHSSEVATAIPGASRIEQLIENVEGAKTIGLTNSQYSKIQEVTKVNKYELHR
- a CDS encoding isochorismatase family cysteine hydrolase, whose translation is MNREALLIIDMSNDFVSDKGNLTVGKPAQQIVANIIKAADDFIANDQVVAICMDAHEENDPHFELWPAHNVKGTWGQELFGDLAAWFEENKNHPNVVYIPKPEYDAFYDTALHEELQNRNVKKVHVTGVCTDICNFLTAYGAYARGYQTVAHRDKMATFTENEDTFVTHMETVFKTEIR
- a CDS encoding NUDIX hydrolase; the protein is MNHLKEKTIKKNKLFTGKIIDLYVEDVELPNGKTSKREIVKHPGAVAVIAVTSENKIVMVQQYRKPLERVLVEIPAGKLEQGEEPIETAKRELEEETGYTAHKLTHLTSFYTSPGFADELVHLYVAEGLMKLEVKAQLDEDEFVDVIELTLDEALAYMSEKRIYDAKTAYAVQYLQMKQLADNSNN